A region from the Chthoniobacterales bacterium genome encodes:
- a CDS encoding lipoate--protein ligase family protein — MIFERLRLINDPAPGNGAWNMAVDEMLLASIATPTLRVYRWSEPTVTLGYFEKLAEARALRPGLPLMRRWTGGGLVDHGADWTYTLIIPADHALARNGRSESYVEIHLAIQKIVATTGIALELATAATIAGAGCFARPVPGDLLLDGRKIAGAAQRRTRRGLLHQGSLQSIPMELVSARTFADRLAAEATSIPLTGEERARAAQLVTTRYGRAEWLARF; from the coding sequence ATGATTTTCGAACGATTGCGCCTGATCAACGATCCGGCGCCCGGCAATGGCGCGTGGAATATGGCCGTTGATGAGATGCTCCTCGCTTCCATTGCGACTCCCACTTTGCGCGTTTATCGCTGGTCGGAGCCGACGGTGACGCTGGGTTATTTTGAAAAACTCGCCGAGGCGCGCGCGCTGCGTCCGGGCTTGCCGCTCATGCGCCGCTGGACGGGCGGGGGGCTGGTCGATCACGGCGCGGACTGGACTTACACACTTATCATCCCGGCGGACCACGCGCTGGCCCGGAACGGGCGCTCGGAGAGTTACGTGGAAATTCATCTGGCCATTCAGAAAATCGTCGCGACGACGGGCATTGCATTGGAACTCGCCACGGCGGCCACCATCGCGGGCGCGGGTTGTTTTGCGCGTCCGGTGCCGGGCGATCTGCTGCTCGATGGACGAAAGATCGCTGGGGCTGCGCAACGCCGCACACGCCGGGGGCTGCTGCATCAGGGGAGTCTCCAGTCCATTCCGATGGAACTCGTTTCTGCCCGAACTTTCGCCGATAGATTGGCCGCTGAGGCGACTTCCATTCCACTCACAGGCGAAGAGCGGGCGCGGGCGGCGCAGCTCGTTACCACGCGCTATGGGCGAGCGGAATGGCTGGCGCGATTCTGA
- a CDS encoding ParB/RepB/Spo0J family partition protein: MAKLALGKGLGALITPKVATPTPIVSDGERVEMIPLGSLVASPFQPRREFKEEPLQELADSIKERGIIQPLIVRKVGPKFELIAGERRWRAAQRAGLAEAPAIVRQATDRDVLELALIENLQRADLNPIDEAQAFARLAEEFDLRQEDIAQRVGRSRAGVANSMRLLELDQQIQTWLTQSLLTVGHGKVLLGLKDPEQQLAAAQIVLRQGSTVRETEVIVQNFLHKHGLTPSPRRHSTGPTTDLSPALQNVQNRLQTHFATHVSVAHGEKKGRIEIEYYGADDLQRLLKVLGLSEE, encoded by the coding sequence ATGGCAAAACTCGCACTTGGCAAAGGTCTCGGAGCCCTGATTACTCCCAAAGTCGCCACGCCGACGCCGATTGTGAGCGATGGCGAGCGCGTGGAAATGATTCCGCTGGGCAGTCTGGTGGCGAGCCCGTTTCAGCCGCGCCGTGAATTTAAGGAGGAGCCGCTTCAGGAGCTCGCGGACTCGATCAAGGAACGAGGTATCATCCAGCCGCTGATTGTTCGCAAAGTCGGGCCGAAGTTTGAGTTGATTGCCGGTGAACGCCGCTGGCGTGCCGCCCAACGCGCCGGTCTGGCCGAGGCTCCGGCGATCGTCCGGCAGGCGACGGATCGCGATGTTCTCGAACTGGCGCTGATCGAGAATTTGCAGCGGGCGGACTTGAACCCGATTGACGAGGCGCAGGCGTTTGCGCGGCTCGCGGAGGAGTTTGATCTTCGCCAGGAGGACATCGCCCAGCGGGTCGGACGCAGCCGCGCGGGCGTGGCCAATTCCATGCGCCTGCTCGAGCTCGATCAACAGATTCAAACCTGGCTCACGCAAAGCCTGCTCACCGTCGGCCACGGAAAAGTGCTCCTCGGCTTGAAGGATCCCGAGCAACAACTGGCCGCCGCGCAGATCGTTTTGCGGCAAGGCAGCACCGTCCGCGAAACGGAGGTAATCGTTCAAAATTTCCTCCACAAACACGGCCTCACGCCATCTCCGCGCCGACATTCCACCGGACCGACGACGGATCTTTCTCCCGCTTTGCAAAACGTCCAGAACCGGCTGCAAACGCACTTCGCCACGCATGTTTCCGTGGCCCACGGCGAGAAAAAAGGCCGAATCGAGATTGAGTATTATGGAGCCGACGACCTTCAGCGCCTTTTGAAGGTTCTCGGTCTCTCGGAAGAATAA
- a CDS encoding M28 family peptidase encodes MPAASTFSRISLPGCVLLAALLLISGCKKKPVVSPVTSPPAVAPVSSTPAATPIAPETPPPASPEKHTPLTAVTSRIDGTIALQRARTICGLGSRAYGTPGYRQTLAWLRSELTRLGWHTVYQAFDTQTPAGPRTYTNLIATWPADKDKPRASSNRLILTAHYDSRGSEFTNFPAASSGAAGCGIILELADRLATAPDLAARLQFVLFDGEEPVRQISTTDGLSGSRFFLHSLQENRQSANIRALLAFGAVGHNGAKWTIPTLTNSILNQTLQTFIYLQKWEGQITPLERPSWGPHLPALQAGIPATYLNDALYPALATADDTPEWLNAESLRRAALASLQLLQLPPQPAAPATKSN; translated from the coding sequence GTGCCTGCCGCGTCCACTTTCAGCCGAATCTCTCTGCCCGGCTGCGTTCTCCTTGCCGCGCTGCTTCTCATCTCGGGCTGCAAAAAGAAACCGGTCGTTTCCCCTGTAACTTCACCGCCTGCCGTAGCGCCGGTTTCCTCAACTCCCGCAGCGACTCCAATCGCTCCTGAGACACCGCCGCCGGCTTCGCCTGAAAAACACACGCCGCTCACAGCAGTCACCTCCCGCATCGATGGCACCATTGCGCTGCAACGCGCCCGCACCATTTGCGGCCTCGGTTCGCGGGCCTACGGCACGCCCGGCTATCGGCAAACCCTCGCCTGGCTGCGCTCCGAGTTGACCCGCCTCGGCTGGCACACGGTGTATCAAGCTTTTGACACGCAGACGCCAGCCGGTCCACGCACTTACACCAACCTCATCGCCACCTGGCCCGCCGACAAAGACAAGCCCCGTGCGTCCAGCAATCGCCTCATCCTCACGGCGCATTACGATTCTCGGGGCTCCGAGTTCACCAATTTTCCCGCAGCCAGTTCCGGTGCTGCCGGTTGCGGCATTATCTTGGAACTCGCCGATCGGCTCGCCACCGCTCCCGACCTCGCGGCGCGGCTGCAATTTGTCCTATTCGACGGCGAGGAACCTGTCCGGCAAATCTCCACCACCGACGGACTTTCCGGCTCCCGTTTCTTTCTCCACAGCCTTCAAGAAAATAGGCAGTCGGCTAACATTCGAGCCCTCCTCGCCTTCGGAGCTGTCGGCCACAACGGGGCAAAATGGACGATACCCACGCTGACCAATTCCATTCTCAATCAGACCCTGCAGACCTTCATCTATCTGCAAAAATGGGAGGGTCAGATCACCCCGTTGGAACGCCCCAGCTGGGGGCCGCATCTCCCGGCTCTGCAAGCGGGCATTCCCGCCACTTACCTGAACGACGCGCTCTACCCGGCGCTCGCCACGGCGGACGACACCCCGGAGTGGCTCAATGCCGAGTCGCTGCGCCGCGCCGCCCTCGCCAGCCTGCAACTTCTCCAGCTTCCGCCGCAGCCCGCTGCCCCGGCGACAAAATCAAACTAG
- a CDS encoding glycoside hydrolase family 2 protein, whose translation MATSPLLPSQARFYHPEQKRWLEAVVPGCIHTDLLRHGLIKDPFWGSNERELQWIEEKDWKYAITFQVTSDFLAHDELDLVAEGLDTLATVYLNGQEVARTENMFIGYRWPVKPLLKEGTNEVRVEFASTRSYIQSRRTKNHLPEWNDAVGGGSLVRKSPCNFGWDWGPRLVTAGIYKSIRLEGWSGNRIESLKIHQTHARNRVTLELTPELAKRTRLPVYRSVLKRNGEVVAEARGLVLKISRPEFWWPNNMGAQPLYQLTVELLANDTVVYSITRTIGLRTIELDRHKDEWGESFQFKCNGVALFAKGANWVPAHVFASEVSRETLEPLLTSAVEANMNMIRAWGGGVYETDAFYDLCDEKGLLVWQDFMFACALYPGTKEFLTTVEQEAEWQVKRLAHHASLALWCGNNEIEQMPAEIAKTAERKKAYDALFHQLLPTAVKKWDGVTSYWPSSPHNPAGLHKGHNSERGGDAHDWDVWHARKPVKSYEEKFYRFCSEFGMQSYSSPEVAATFCPRTEMNIFSPAMENHQKNPAGNQIIFDYVSRRYRFPKDYSSLSYLSQLNQAYCMKVAVEHFRRQMPRTMGALYWQLNDTWPGFSWSSLEFGGQWKALHFEARRFFAPLLVSAYLPGDESAGIGNQFQTTISEVQFYTVYDGRPALESTLHWTLYHLTIGVVRESHKAIELAPGKSVMQLKVDFKKELHHYGHANLVLRVWVEGHAGVLAENTVFFTAPRFMELPRTSINSTLRKVAKGKYEIEFVSKNFHHSVKLQIPGLQATFSDNYFDLFPGVAHRVQVALAQDIDYAQFNRLRMQPVSLVNSYS comes from the coding sequence ATGGCAACCTCCCCGCTGCTCCCCTCACAAGCGCGTTTTTATCACCCAGAACAGAAACGCTGGCTCGAAGCCGTCGTGCCCGGCTGCATTCACACCGATTTGTTGCGACATGGCCTGATCAAAGATCCTTTCTGGGGCTCGAACGAACGCGAGTTGCAGTGGATTGAGGAAAAGGACTGGAAATACGCGATCACATTCCAAGTCACCTCGGATTTCCTAGCGCACGACGAACTGGATCTGGTCGCCGAAGGACTCGACACGCTGGCGACGGTTTACCTGAATGGCCAGGAAGTCGCGCGCACGGAAAATATGTTCATCGGTTATCGCTGGCCGGTGAAGCCGCTCCTGAAAGAAGGCACGAATGAAGTGCGGGTCGAGTTTGCGAGCACTCGGAGTTACATCCAGTCGCGGCGAACGAAAAATCATCTGCCCGAATGGAATGATGCTGTCGGCGGCGGCTCGCTCGTGCGCAAGTCGCCCTGCAATTTTGGCTGGGATTGGGGTCCACGATTGGTGACGGCTGGCATTTACAAAAGCATCCGACTCGAAGGCTGGTCTGGGAACCGAATCGAGTCGTTGAAAATTCACCAAACGCACGCTCGCAATCGCGTCACGCTGGAACTCACACCCGAGCTGGCGAAGCGCACGCGACTGCCCGTTTACCGGTCGGTCCTCAAGCGAAATGGCGAAGTCGTTGCCGAGGCACGCGGACTCGTTTTGAAGATCAGCCGCCCGGAATTTTGGTGGCCAAACAACATGGGCGCACAGCCACTTTACCAGCTCACAGTCGAGTTGCTGGCGAATGACACGGTCGTGTATTCCATCACGCGCACGATCGGGTTGCGCACAATCGAACTCGACCGGCACAAGGACGAATGGGGCGAATCGTTCCAGTTTAAGTGCAATGGCGTGGCGCTCTTTGCGAAGGGCGCCAATTGGGTTCCGGCGCATGTGTTTGCCTCCGAGGTGAGTCGCGAAACTTTGGAGCCGCTCCTGACCTCAGCGGTCGAAGCCAATATGAACATGATCCGCGCGTGGGGCGGCGGCGTTTATGAGACCGATGCGTTTTACGATCTCTGCGATGAAAAAGGGTTGCTTGTCTGGCAGGATTTCATGTTCGCCTGCGCTCTGTATCCGGGAACCAAAGAGTTTCTAACCACTGTCGAGCAAGAGGCGGAATGGCAGGTGAAACGTCTGGCGCATCACGCTTCGCTCGCTCTCTGGTGCGGCAATAATGAGATCGAGCAAATGCCGGCTGAGATCGCTAAAACTGCCGAGCGCAAAAAGGCCTACGACGCGCTTTTCCATCAATTGCTTCCAACTGCGGTGAAGAAATGGGATGGCGTCACCAGCTACTGGCCCAGCTCTCCGCATAATCCGGCTGGCTTGCACAAAGGCCACAACAGCGAACGCGGCGGCGATGCGCACGACTGGGATGTGTGGCATGCCCGCAAGCCGGTGAAGAGTTACGAGGAAAAATTTTACCGCTTCTGCTCGGAGTTTGGAATGCAGTCCTACTCGTCGCCGGAAGTGGCGGCCACTTTTTGTCCCCGAACGGAGATGAATATTTTCAGTCCAGCGATGGAGAATCATCAGAAAAATCCTGCCGGGAATCAGATCATATTCGACTACGTTTCGCGGCGTTATCGGTTTCCGAAGGATTACTCGTCGCTCTCGTATTTGTCGCAGCTCAATCAGGCGTATTGCATGAAGGTTGCAGTGGAGCATTTTCGCCGTCAGATGCCGCGCACAATGGGCGCGCTCTACTGGCAACTGAACGACACGTGGCCCGGATTCTCCTGGAGTTCGCTGGAATTTGGAGGCCAATGGAAGGCGCTGCATTTCGAGGCGAGACGTTTCTTTGCGCCATTGTTAGTCAGTGCCTATTTGCCTGGAGACGAGAGCGCCGGAATTGGCAACCAGTTCCAGACCACGATCAGCGAGGTGCAATTTTACACGGTCTATGATGGCCGCCCCGCGCTGGAAAGCACGTTGCATTGGACACTCTATCATCTCACCATTGGAGTGGTGCGTGAGTCGCACAAAGCCATTGAGCTGGCGCCCGGAAAATCCGTCATGCAACTCAAAGTCGATTTTAAAAAGGAGTTGCATCACTATGGACACGCCAATCTCGTGCTGCGCGTTTGGGTGGAAGGCCACGCCGGTGTGCTGGCGGAGAACACGGTCTTCTTCACCGCTCCACGCTTCATGGAACTGCCGCGAACGAGCATCAACTCAACCTTGCGCAAAGTGGCGAAAGGCAAATACGAGATCGAGTTCGTCTCGAAGAATTTCCACCACAGCGTGAAGCTGCAAATCCCCGGCTTGCAGGCCACGTTCAGTGATAACTACTTCGATCTTTTCCCTGGCGTCGCCCATCGGGTGCAGGTCGCCTTGGCGCAGGACATTGATTATGCGCAATTCAACCGCCTGAGAATGCAGCCCGTCTCGTTGGTGAACAGCTATTCCTGA
- a CDS encoding ammonium transporter: protein MNNTAAKGALSTVPGPGHNGWMMTCAALVLFMTLPGLALFYGGLVRQKNVLSVLAQCLGCAGLVTILWWAFGYSLVFGKSFGPDGIGKFLGGTEFFFLKGVTSAPNGDYSYWVSQNVFSMYQLMFAIITPALIVGAIAERMKYSAIMAFILVWMFVVYFPMAHMVWGVTGMMNGVWNATASIKAIDFAGGTVVHMTSGWSALILCIILGKRLGFGKDKMAPHSMVLCMVGTGMLWVGWYGFNAGSAVAADGVSANAFMTTTLAAATAGFVWAVIEWFHKGHPSILGFCSGIVAGLVVITPACGFVDANGAMIIGLLAAIVPYIFVVFVKNAIGYDDALDTFGVHAVGGTLGAILTGVLATADVNSNLNTNLKDLIGKTLVFEQLKAVAFTLVLSIVSTIIIAYVIKAVIGLRLSPEGESAGLDITDHGEEGYIA from the coding sequence ATGAATAACACTGCGGCAAAGGGTGCCTTGTCCACTGTTCCCGGCCCTGGCCACAACGGCTGGATGATGACCTGCGCGGCTCTGGTCCTTTTCATGACCCTGCCCGGCCTGGCTCTGTTCTACGGCGGCTTGGTTCGCCAGAAGAACGTCCTCAGCGTGCTCGCCCAATGTCTCGGTTGCGCTGGCCTGGTGACCATCCTCTGGTGGGCCTTCGGCTACAGCCTGGTCTTCGGCAAGAGCTTCGGCCCAGACGGCATCGGCAAGTTCCTCGGCGGCACGGAATTTTTCTTCCTCAAGGGAGTCACAAGCGCGCCGAACGGCGATTACAGCTACTGGGTTTCCCAGAATGTGTTCTCCATGTATCAACTGATGTTCGCCATCATCACCCCGGCTTTGATCGTCGGTGCCATCGCCGAGCGCATGAAATACAGCGCAATCATGGCTTTCATTCTTGTCTGGATGTTCGTGGTTTACTTCCCAATGGCCCACATGGTCTGGGGCGTCACCGGCATGATGAACGGCGTCTGGAATGCTACTGCCAGCATCAAGGCTATCGACTTCGCAGGTGGCACCGTGGTGCACATGACCTCCGGTTGGTCTGCGCTGATTCTATGCATCATTCTGGGCAAACGCCTCGGCTTCGGCAAAGACAAGATGGCTCCGCACTCGATGGTGCTTTGTATGGTCGGCACCGGCATGCTCTGGGTCGGATGGTATGGCTTTAACGCCGGTTCCGCAGTTGCCGCAGACGGCGTCTCGGCAAACGCCTTCATGACGACGACGCTGGCTGCAGCCACTGCGGGCTTCGTCTGGGCCGTGATCGAGTGGTTCCACAAGGGCCATCCTTCGATCCTCGGCTTCTGCTCCGGCATCGTTGCGGGTCTGGTCGTTATCACTCCTGCTTGCGGCTTCGTGGATGCCAATGGCGCGATGATCATTGGTCTGCTGGCCGCCATCGTTCCTTACATCTTCGTGGTCTTCGTCAAGAACGCCATTGGTTATGATGACGCCCTCGACACCTTCGGGGTGCACGCGGTCGGCGGAACTCTCGGAGCCATCCTCACCGGCGTGCTCGCCACGGCGGATGTGAACTCCAACCTGAACACGAACCTGAAGGACCTCATCGGCAAAACCCTCGTGTTTGAGCAACTTAAAGCAGTGGCATTCACCTTGGTGCTGTCCATCGTTTCGACGATCATCATCGCTTACGTGATCAAGGCTGTCATCGGTCTGCGACTCAGCCCAGAAGGCGAAAGCGCCGGTCTGGACATCACCGATCACGGCGAAGAAGGTTACATCGCCTAA
- a CDS encoding sodium:proton antiporter: MLLALATEGLDPHPLMVLPFVGMLLCIAVMPLLFSHIWERHYPKIALGLGSICVVYYLWMHGGTRIAGVLEEYVSFIVFIGSLFVVAGGIHIRIQGEARPLSNCLFLLIGAVLANLIGTTGASMLLIRPWVRSNKYRYTNFHTAFFIFTISNVGGCLTPIGDPPLFLGYLKGVPFWWVTQHCWKAWAFAVVSLVAIFYLFDRTNFVRAPRAIREMETAHETFKIEGRRSFLPLAAILVAVIFAPPILREIIMIASAVIAYRSTPRPIHDANHFTFGPIKEVAWLFAGIFMTMIPALDYLQLHAAALGLNTPEQFYWLSGALSGVLDNAPTYLAFLSAAFGLKHLDLNNTAHVAQFLKTDGLYVIAVSLGSVFFGAMTYIGNGPNLMVKSIADHAKVHTPHFFAYIFRFSLPVLLPVLAAVAFLLKTGRL; encoded by the coding sequence ATGCTACTGGCACTCGCAACTGAAGGACTGGATCCGCACCCGCTGATGGTGCTGCCTTTCGTGGGCATGCTCCTCTGCATAGCGGTGATGCCACTACTGTTTTCCCACATCTGGGAGCGGCATTATCCGAAGATTGCCTTGGGACTCGGATCGATCTGTGTGGTGTATTACCTATGGATGCATGGCGGCACACGCATCGCGGGAGTGTTGGAGGAATACGTCAGCTTCATTGTCTTCATCGGCTCCTTGTTTGTCGTTGCGGGTGGCATTCATATCCGCATCCAAGGAGAGGCTCGACCATTGAGCAACTGCCTTTTTCTCCTCATCGGCGCAGTGCTGGCCAACCTCATTGGAACCACAGGAGCCTCCATGCTTCTCATTCGTCCCTGGGTGCGGTCGAACAAATATCGATACACAAATTTCCATACGGCGTTCTTTATTTTTACCATCAGCAATGTTGGCGGCTGCCTCACGCCGATCGGCGATCCACCCCTTTTCTTAGGTTACTTAAAGGGAGTTCCTTTCTGGTGGGTGACGCAGCATTGCTGGAAGGCTTGGGCGTTTGCCGTCGTCTCCCTGGTCGCCATCTTCTATCTCTTCGACCGGACCAACTTTGTTCGTGCGCCACGAGCCATTCGCGAAATGGAAACAGCCCATGAAACCTTTAAAATCGAGGGTCGCCGCAGCTTTCTACCATTGGCAGCCATTCTGGTTGCTGTGATTTTTGCGCCTCCCATCTTGCGGGAGATTATTATGATCGCATCCGCCGTCATAGCATACCGCAGCACGCCGCGTCCCATCCACGATGCGAATCATTTTACTTTTGGGCCAATTAAGGAAGTCGCGTGGCTCTTCGCGGGAATATTTATGACCATGATCCCGGCTTTGGATTACCTCCAGCTTCATGCCGCCGCACTCGGCTTAAACACTCCGGAGCAGTTCTACTGGTTGAGCGGCGCGTTGAGCGGCGTACTCGATAACGCCCCGACTTATCTCGCGTTTCTCTCCGCCGCTTTCGGATTGAAGCATCTCGACTTAAACAACACTGCCCACGTTGCCCAGTTTCTCAAAACTGATGGCCTTTATGTGATAGCCGTGTCACTCGGCTCGGTTTTTTTCGGGGCCATGACTTACATCGGCAACGGCCCGAATCTCATGGTGAAATCTATCGCCGATCACGCCAAGGTCCATACCCCTCATTTCTTTGCCTACATCTTTAGATTCTCGCTGCCAGTGCTTCTGCCTGTCCTTGCCGCAGTCGCTTTTTTATTGAAAACAGGCCGACTTTAA
- a CDS encoding TMEM14 family protein has product MNSITIVLAVASLIVLVAGLYVWRLTTSKPTLLNILISSAFLLLSSYSMTDVHQKDFGFALAFFAAMLCTGRAGAFLWRSKKEPELTMPAYYMSGISLVTIISTILAYKGR; this is encoded by the coding sequence ATGAATTCCATTACCATCGTCCTTGCCGTTGCCTCCCTGATCGTCCTCGTAGCCGGCTTATACGTCTGGCGGCTGACCACCAGCAAGCCCACCTTGCTTAACATTTTAATTTCCAGCGCCTTCCTTCTCCTCTCCAGCTACTCCATGACAGACGTTCACCAGAAAGACTTTGGCTTCGCACTCGCCTTCTTCGCCGCCATGCTTTGCACCGGACGCGCCGGTGCCTTTCTCTGGCGCAGCAAAAAAGAACCAGAGCTCACCATGCCAGCATATTACATGTCGGGAATTAGTTTAGTGACCATTATTTCCACCATCCTGGCCTACAAAGGCCGCTGA
- a CDS encoding ammonium transporter → MYNLSKKLCHLAIMGMVAWTTFGANAQDAAPAAPVPTPQVPDSVAYPPGANAGTATDLTWPIPADAASVNPAGTGKVTNDELILNVAHNKNSINLMWTLITGFLVMFMQAGFALVETGLCRAKNAAHVMATNFMIYGLGMLGFWICGFAFMFGNYWNGPVPIGWQPPLGQGLALLNHGWTVQIMGHPFGLLGLKGFFLSPSVFDTAVFTLFLFEMVFMDTTATIPTGTMAERWNFKHFIVYGFWVGMFPYAIYGNWVWGGGWLAQLGQNFALGHGAVDFAGSGVVHLCGGVIALAGGLAIGPRIGKYRKDGKPNAIPGHDVPMVMLGTFILALGWFGFNPGSTLAGTDGRIAIVAVNTMLAGAAASLGTLITMYLVTGKPDPTMLCNGLLAGLVAITAPCAFVNSLGAVIIGFIAGVIVVFSVFFWERVAKVDDCVGALSVHGVCGAFGVLSVGLFANGSYGAGWGGVHKLFKDGAWTIINNDATPATLKKYADLTASGWADQGVTGIFGKFFGAAANDASQLGAQVIDTLACIIFVFLFSYAFMKISNLFVKIRSTPEDEMAGLDVPEMGVEAYPDFQLTDKSSPGA, encoded by the coding sequence ATGTATAACTTATCCAAAAAATTATGTCATCTAGCCATCATGGGTATGGTGGCGTGGACGACATTTGGTGCCAATGCCCAAGATGCCGCGCCCGCTGCGCCGGTGCCTACTCCACAAGTCCCTGACTCTGTGGCATACCCACCAGGTGCCAATGCAGGGACGGCGACGGATTTGACTTGGCCCATTCCCGCTGATGCCGCCAGCGTTAATCCAGCAGGCACGGGCAAGGTGACAAACGACGAGTTGATCCTCAATGTGGCTCACAACAAAAACTCCATCAATCTCATGTGGACCCTGATCACAGGCTTCCTCGTGATGTTCATGCAAGCGGGTTTTGCACTCGTGGAAACTGGTCTTTGCCGTGCAAAAAATGCAGCTCACGTGATGGCTACAAATTTCATGATCTACGGTCTGGGCATGCTTGGCTTCTGGATCTGCGGCTTCGCCTTTATGTTTGGAAACTACTGGAATGGTCCAGTCCCGATCGGCTGGCAACCTCCTCTGGGTCAGGGACTAGCTCTCCTCAACCACGGCTGGACAGTCCAGATTATGGGGCATCCTTTTGGCCTGCTAGGTCTAAAGGGCTTCTTCCTCAGCCCATCTGTGTTTGATACGGCTGTGTTCACTTTGTTCTTGTTTGAAATGGTGTTCATGGACACCACGGCCACCATCCCAACCGGAACGATGGCGGAACGCTGGAACTTTAAACACTTTATCGTCTATGGATTCTGGGTTGGCATGTTCCCTTACGCCATCTATGGCAACTGGGTCTGGGGCGGCGGCTGGCTGGCGCAGCTCGGTCAGAACTTTGCCCTCGGCCACGGGGCCGTCGATTTTGCAGGCTCTGGTGTGGTTCACTTATGCGGTGGTGTAATTGCCCTCGCTGGGGGTTTGGCTATTGGGCCTCGTATCGGTAAATACCGCAAAGACGGAAAGCCTAATGCCATTCCCGGACATGACGTTCCGATGGTTATGCTCGGCACATTTATTTTAGCTCTCGGCTGGTTCGGATTTAACCCCGGCTCAACCTTGGCAGGCACAGACGGCCGTATCGCCATTGTGGCAGTGAATACCATGCTGGCAGGCGCTGCCGCATCGCTGGGAACCCTCATTACCATGTATTTGGTTACAGGCAAACCTGATCCGACTATGCTTTGCAACGGCCTGCTGGCGGGTCTGGTCGCAATCACCGCTCCTTGTGCCTTCGTAAACTCGCTAGGTGCGGTGATCATCGGTTTCATAGCCGGTGTAATCGTAGTCTTCTCCGTGTTCTTCTGGGAGCGTGTGGCAAAAGTCGATGACTGCGTCGGAGCCCTTTCGGTGCACGGCGTCTGCGGAGCCTTCGGGGTTCTCAGTGTGGGACTCTTCGCAAACGGCTCTTATGGAGCTGGCTGGGGTGGCGTTCACAAGCTCTTCAAAGATGGTGCATGGACGATTATCAATAACGATGCGACTCCCGCCACCTTGAAGAAATATGCTGATCTGACTGCCAGCGGATGGGCCGATCAAGGCGTCACGGGTATCTTCGGCAAGTTCTTCGGAGCAGCCGCAAATGATGCCTCACAATTGGGCGCGCAGGTTATCGACACACTGGCCTGTATTATCTTTGTCTTCTTGTTCTCATATGCATTCATGAAGATCTCGAATCTCTTCGTGAAGATCCGCTCCACTCCGGAAGATGAGATGGCTGGATTGGATGTTCCAGAAATGGGTGTGGAAGCTTACCCTGACTTCCAGTTGACGGATAAGTCCTCACCAGGCGCATAG